DNA from Fusarium falciforme chromosome 7, complete sequence:
TTGGAAGTATTGACATCACGTGGGGCTCTGCATCGCTATTATAAATCCAACTCCATCCCCAGtttctcctccttcaactCTCGCATCTGGGAACGTCAGCAAACACCATGAAGTCCACCGCCATCATCCAGCAGGGCAAGTCCCTCGTTCTGGGGGAAGCAGAATTGCCGCCTTTGAAAGAACATCAAGTCTACGTCAAGGTTGAATATGCCGCATTCAACCCCACCGATCGTATGCCCTCCCACAAACGATATCCATCCCGAAAACTAACTGTCCAGGACTTGCGCTCGACGTTAATGCCTTTGGGGATGGGGCTGTTCTGGGCTGTGACTTTGCCGGCACGGTAGTCGAAGCCCACCCGAGCGTGACCAAGATTCAGAAGGGCGATCGGATTGCAGGCTACATTTGGGGTGGTATGTTGCTGTTGCTATAGTTGAGCTGCCTAATCACAAAAACTAATCCTTTCACCCGTATTAGGCGAGATCAAGGGACTAGGCGCCTATTCGTGAGTCTCCAGCTCAACCACATCTTCTCACCTCGCTGATTGTCGAGTAACAGTGATTACACCATCGCGGACGAGCGGTTATCCTTCAAGATCCCGGACAGCATCAGTGCTCCTCAAGCGTCTTCAGTCCCCTTGGCAGCCAACACGGCATGGCTTGCTCTGTTCTCCGAGGATTGCCTTGCACTCAGTCAGGACAGCTTGGTCGAGAAGACGCCTCTGCTAGTTTGGGGTGGAAGTTGTAAGTCCCGGGAACACTGATGCCATGAAGGGACTTCCTAATGATCGTAACAGCTGCTGTGGGAATATTCGCTATCCAGATGGCCAAACTTCATGGTATTGAAGTTGTCACAACATGCAGCCCCAAGAATTTTGAACTGGCCAAGAATGCTGGAGCAACCCACGTTTTCGACTACAACGACCCCGAAGTTGCCTCAAAGATCAAGGCCGTAGTGCCGGATCTCCAACACGTCTTCGACACCATCGGAAACACCACCTCGTCTGCAACTGCTGCTCAAGCCATTGGCAAGCCTGGAGGTGTGCTGTGCACGGTCCGACCTGGCAAGGTGAACACAGAAAATGTTCCCTCCACCGTCAAAGTTACAGATGTTTTTGTCTTCACGGCATTTCCAACAGAACATAACTATCGTGGAAAAGCCCATTGGCCTGTAAGAACCCTAATCCCTGCGTGTCTTTCAGGCCTAACATATTCGTAGATCAAAATGACAGACCATCAACTCAGTTCCGAACTGCATGGCCAGTTAGAAACCTTGCTTGGGAGCGGCTCCTTGAAGCCGATTCCGATCCGGTTTCTTGGACAGCTGAGTCCTTCTACTGTCGAAGAAGCGATGAAGGCGAATCGAGAAGGCCGCGTTTCACGCGAGAAGCTGGTATTCGAA
Protein-coding regions in this window:
- a CDS encoding PKS-ER domain-containing protein, whose amino-acid sequence is MGTKMESEPLKEWIVLIPDIEGTLETRMKVRETHIKEMVKHIDSGLYQMGGGTLKGDQVGGSAIIARAKTEVDVMEVLKTDIYARSGVWDLDKTQMIPVSTEFILYKIQPKFLTETIVQFLLLQLSHLGTSANTMKSTAIIQQGKSLVLGEAELPPLKEHQVYVKVEYAAFNPTDRLALDVNAFGDGAVLGCDFAGTVVEAHPSVTKIQKGDRIAGYIWGGEIKGLGAYSDYTIADERLSFKIPDSISAPQASSVPLAANTAWLALFSEDCLALSQDSLVEKTPLLVWGGSSAVGIFAIQMAKLHGIEVVTTCSPKNFELAKNAGATHVFDYNDPEVASKIKAVVPDLQHVFDTIGNTTSSATAAQAIGKPGGVLCTVRPGKVNTENVPSTVKVTDVFVFTAFPTEHNYRGKAHWPIKMTDHQLSSELHGQLETLLGSGSLKPIPIRFLGQLSPSTVEEAMKANREGRVSREKLVFEGLSKQD